In the genome of Vicia villosa cultivar HV-30 ecotype Madison, WI linkage group LG7, Vvil1.0, whole genome shotgun sequence, one region contains:
- the LOC131616160 gene encoding cytochrome b561 and DOMON domain-containing protein At2g04850, which yields MFLVFVFLLQLCFFPHIGFSSHCTTETSTKTFQKCMNLPTQQASIAWTFYPHNSTLEVVFFGTFISPSGWVGWGINPTSPEMTGTRALIAFSDPTTGQIVLLPYILDPNVKLQKSPLLSRPLDIGLVSSTAAMYGGKMATIHNGAPIQIYATIKLESNKTKIHLIWNRGLYVQGYSPTIHPTTSIDLSSIATFDVLSGSSAPQHTDLTMLRVIHGTMNAISWGILLPMGAITARYFRPIQALGPAWFYAHAGIQLFAFVLGTVGFAIGIRLGQLSPGVEYKLHRKLGIAVFCLGALQTLALLFRPDTRNKFRKYWKSYHHFVGYSCVVLGFVNVFQGFEVMGASRSYAKLSYCLGLSTLIGVSIALEVNSWVVFCRKSKEEKMRREGLIGTSDKGSSGIHS from the coding sequence ATGTTTCTTGTTTTTGTCTTTCTCCTCCAATTGTGTTTCTTTCCTCACATTGGTTTTTCATCTCATTGTACCACAGAAACATCTactaaaacttttcaaaaatgtATGAACCTTCCTACTCAACAGGCTTCTATAGCATGGACTTTCTACCCTCATAACTCCACCTTGGAAGTAGTTTTCTTTGGAACTTTCATTTCGCCTTCTGGGTGGGTTGGATGGGGGATCAACCCGACTTCACCGGAGATGACGGGAACTCGTGCTTTAATAGCCTTTTCCGACCCAACCACGGGTCAAATAGTCTTACTCCCTTACATTCTAGACCCGAATGTGAAGTTACAAAAATCTCCATTACTCTCTCGACCCTTGGACATTGGCCTTGTCTCTTCCACGGCAGCTATGTATGGTGGCAAAATGGCCACCATACACAACGGCGCCCCCATCCAAATCTACGCCACAATCAAACTTGAATCAAACAAAACCAAAATCCACCTTATTTGGAACCGAGGGCTTTATGTTCAAGGCTACTCGCCTACCATTCATCCAACCACATCCATTGACCTCTCTTCCATTGCCACCTTTGATGTGTTGTCAGGTTCTTCAGCTCCTCAACACACAGACCTCACAATGCTTAGAGTAATCCACGGCACCATGAATGCCATCTCATGGGGTATTCTCTTGCCAATGGGAGCCATAACTGCACGTTACTTTAGACCCATTCAAGCACTAGGTCCTGCATGGTTCTATGCTCATGCAGGAATACAATTGTTTGCTTTTGTTCTTGGAACTGTGGGATTCGCCATTGGCATTCGCCTTGGGCAATTGTCTCCGGGAGTGGAGTACAAGCTCCATAGGAAGCTTGGAATCGCCGTGTTTTGCCTTGGAGCTTTGCAGACTTTGGCATTGTTATTTAGGCCAGACACTAGGAACAAGTTCAGGAAGTATTGGAAATCGTACCACCACTTTGTTGGGTACTCTTGCGTGGTGCTTGGGTTTGTGAATGTGTTTCAGGGATTTGAAGTGATGGGGGCCAGCAGGTCCTATGCCAAGTTGAGTTACTGTTTGGGACTTTCTACTCTGATTGGTGTTTCCATAGCTTTGGAGGTGAACTCTTGGGTGGTGTTCTGTAGGAAATCTAAGGAAGAGAAAATGAGGAGAGAGGGACTTATTGGAACTTCTGACAAAGGGAGTAGTGGCATTCACTCCTGA